A window of Streptomyces sp. SAI-127 contains these coding sequences:
- the ileS gene encoding isoleucine--tRNA ligase yields MTTPTYRQVPAQVDLPALEHAVLDFWREQKIFAKSLEQSEGRPEWVFYEGPPTANGMPGAHHIEARVFKDVFPRFRTMRGYHVARKAGWDCHGLPVELAVEKELGFTGKKDIEAYGIAEFNAKCRESVTRHTDAFEALTTRMGYWTDLQDPYRTMDPEYIESVWWSLKEIFNKGLLVQDYRVAPWCPRDETGLSDHELAQGYETIVDPSVYVRFPLTSGPLAGQAALLVWTTTPWTLVSNTAVAAHPEVTYVVATDGEEKLVVAEPLLAKALGEGWETTGQTFTGAEMERWTYQRPFELVEFPEPAHYVVNAEYVTTEDGTGLVHQSPAFGEDDLKVCRAYGLPVVNPVRRDGTFEEDVPLVGGVFFKKADEKLTEDLQQRGLLFRHIPYEHSYPHCWRCHTALLYYAQPSWYIRTTAAKDRLLQENENTNWFPETVKHGRFGDWLQNNIDWALSRNRYWGTPLPIWRCEDDHLTVVGSRAELTELTGTDHSGLDPHRPFIDEVTFACPQCQKTATRVPEVIDAWYDSGSMPFAQWGYPYKNKELFESRYPAQFISEAIDQTRGWFYTLMAVGTLVFDKSSYENVVCLGHILAEDGRKMSKHLGNTLEPIPLMDRHGADAVRWFMAAGGSPWAARRVGHGTIQEVVRKTLLTYWNTVAFQALYARTSDWAPSEADPAPADRPVLDRWLLSELHALTDQVTQSLESYDTQRAGKLLSAFVDDLSNWYVRRSRRRFWQGDKAALRTLHEVVETVTKLMAPLTPFITERVWQDLVVPVTPGVPESVHLASWPEADLSAIDPELSKQMVLVRRLVELGRATRAESGVKTRQPLSRALIAATGFGSLDRELHAQITEELNVSALASLSEVGGSLVDTTAKANFRALGKRFGKRVQDVAKAVANADAAALSLALREGTASVEVDGETITLAPDEVIITETPREGWSVASDSGATVALDLEITEELRQAGLARDAIRLIQEARKNSGLDVADRIALRWTATDPAVIAALSEHTPLISDEVLATDFAQGEADDTYGTPFTDEGLSLTFRLRKA; encoded by the coding sequence TCCCCCGCTTCCGCACCATGCGCGGCTACCACGTGGCCCGCAAGGCCGGCTGGGACTGTCACGGCCTGCCGGTGGAGCTGGCGGTCGAGAAGGAGCTCGGCTTCACCGGCAAGAAGGACATCGAGGCGTACGGCATCGCCGAGTTCAACGCCAAGTGCCGCGAGTCCGTGACCCGCCACACCGACGCCTTCGAGGCGCTCACGACCCGCATGGGTTACTGGACCGACCTCCAGGACCCCTACCGCACGATGGACCCGGAGTACATCGAGTCCGTCTGGTGGTCGCTCAAGGAGATCTTCAACAAGGGCCTGCTGGTCCAGGACTACCGCGTGGCCCCCTGGTGCCCCCGCGACGAGACGGGCCTGTCGGACCACGAGCTGGCGCAGGGCTACGAGACGATCGTCGACCCTTCCGTGTACGTCCGTTTCCCGCTCACCTCCGGTCCGCTCGCCGGCCAGGCCGCGCTCCTGGTCTGGACGACGACCCCCTGGACGCTGGTGTCCAACACGGCCGTGGCCGCGCACCCCGAGGTCACCTACGTCGTCGCGACCGACGGCGAGGAGAAGCTCGTCGTCGCCGAGCCGCTGCTCGCCAAGGCGCTCGGCGAGGGCTGGGAGACCACCGGCCAGACCTTCACGGGCGCCGAGATGGAGCGCTGGACCTATCAACGTCCGTTCGAGCTCGTGGAGTTCCCGGAGCCTGCCCACTACGTGGTCAACGCCGAGTACGTCACGACCGAGGACGGTACGGGCCTGGTCCACCAGTCGCCCGCGTTCGGTGAGGACGACCTCAAGGTCTGCCGCGCCTACGGCCTGCCCGTCGTGAACCCCGTCCGCCGGGACGGCACGTTCGAGGAGGACGTCCCCCTGGTCGGCGGCGTCTTCTTCAAGAAGGCGGACGAAAAGCTCACCGAGGACCTCCAGCAGCGCGGCCTCCTCTTCCGGCACATCCCGTACGAGCACAGCTACCCGCACTGCTGGCGCTGCCACACCGCGCTCCTCTACTACGCGCAGCCGTCCTGGTACATCCGCACCACCGCCGCCAAGGACCGCCTCCTCCAGGAGAACGAGAACACCAACTGGTTCCCGGAGACGGTGAAGCACGGCCGCTTCGGCGACTGGCTGCAGAACAACATCGACTGGGCGCTGTCCCGCAACCGCTACTGGGGCACCCCGCTGCCGATCTGGCGCTGCGAGGACGACCACCTCACCGTCGTGGGCTCCCGCGCGGAGCTCACCGAGCTGACCGGCACGGACCACTCCGGCCTTGACCCGCACCGCCCGTTCATCGACGAGGTCACCTTCGCGTGCCCCCAGTGCCAGAAGACGGCCACGCGCGTGCCGGAGGTCATCGACGCCTGGTACGACTCGGGTTCGATGCCGTTCGCGCAGTGGGGCTACCCGTACAAGAACAAGGAGCTGTTCGAGTCCCGCTACCCGGCGCAGTTCATCAGCGAGGCCATCGACCAGACACGAGGCTGGTTCTACACGCTGATGGCCGTCGGCACCCTGGTCTTCGACAAGTCGTCGTACGAGAACGTCGTCTGCCTCGGTCACATCCTCGCCGAGGACGGCCGCAAGATGTCCAAGCACCTGGGCAACACCCTGGAGCCGATCCCTCTGATGGACCGGCACGGGGCGGACGCGGTGCGCTGGTTCATGGCGGCCGGCGGCTCCCCGTGGGCGGCCCGTCGCGTGGGCCACGGCACGATCCAGGAGGTCGTCCGTAAGACGCTCCTGACGTACTGGAACACCGTCGCCTTCCAGGCCCTGTACGCGCGCACGTCCGACTGGGCGCCCAGCGAGGCGGACCCGGCCCCGGCCGACCGCCCGGTCCTGGACCGCTGGCTGCTGTCCGAACTGCACGCGCTGACCGACCAGGTGACCCAGTCCCTGGAGTCGTACGACACCCAGCGCGCCGGCAAGCTCCTGTCGGCGTTCGTCGACGACCTGTCCAACTGGTACGTGCGCCGGTCCCGGCGCCGCTTCTGGCAGGGCGACAAGGCCGCGCTGCGCACGCTGCACGAGGTCGTCGAGACGGTCACCAAGCTGATGGCCCCGCTGACCCCGTTCATCACCGAGCGGGTCTGGCAGGACCTGGTCGTGCCGGTCACCCCCGGCGTCCCGGAGTCCGTGCACCTGGCCTCCTGGCCGGAGGCGGACCTCTCCGCCATCGACCCGGAGCTGTCGAAGCAGATGGTCCTGGTGCGCCGGCTCGTCGAGCTGGGCCGTGCCACGCGCGCGGAGTCGGGTGTGAAGACCCGTCAGCCGCTGTCCCGGGCGCTCATCGCCGCGACCGGCTTCGGCTCACTCGACCGTGAACTGCACGCGCAGATCACGGAGGAGCTGAACGTGAGCGCGCTCGCCTCCCTCAGCGAGGTCGGCGGCAGCCTGGTCGACACCACGGCGAAGGCCAACTTCCGCGCCCTCGGCAAGCGTTTCGGCAAGCGCGTCCAGGACGTGGCCAAGGCCGTCGCCAACGCCGACGCGGCCGCGCTCTCCCTCGCCCTGCGCGAGGGCACGGCGTCGGTCGAGGTCGACGGCGAGACGATCACGCTCGCCCCCGACGAGGTGATCATCACGGAGACCCCGCGCGAGGGCTGGTCGGTGGCGTCCGACTCCGGTGCCACGGTGGCGCTGGACCTGGAGATCACGGAGGAACTCCGCCAGGCGGGCCTGGCCCGTGACGCGATCCGCCTGATCCAGGAGGCCCGCAAGAACAGCGGCCTCGACGTGGCCGACCGCATCGCGCTCCGCTGGACGGCCACGGACCCGGCCGTGATCGCGGCCCTGTCCGAGCACACACCCCTGATCAGCGACGAGGTCCTCGCCACGGACTTCGCCCAGGGTGAGGCGGACGACACCTACGGCACCCCGTTCACCGACGAGGGCCTGTCCCTGACGTTCCGCCTGCGCAAGGCGTAA